Part of the Kitasatospora sp. NBC_00374 genome is shown below.
ACACGGCCCAGCCGGCCTTGGCCCAGCCGCTCAGTGAGTCGTCGTGGAAGACGTCGATGAGGATCCGGAACAGCAGCATGAACCAGAGGATCCACAGGAAGAACCAGCACATGGTCCAGAAGACGTTCAGCAGCGGGTAGTCGGCCGCGAGGTTCATGGCTCTGATCTCCCGTCCCGGAACGGCCTGGGCCGGCCCGAGTCGTGGGTGGGCTTGAGGGTGTGGTCGGCGGTGGAGCGGACGGTGGGGGTGTCGCAGACGTCGGGCTCGAACGTGTTCCCCGCGGAATCTGCCGGCTGCTCCTGGACGAGGGCGTCGAGCAGTCCGTCCGCCGTTCCGGGGTCCGGGATCCCGTCGGTGAAGCTCAACGAGCCGATCGTGGCGGCCGCCGCATCGGGCGTCGTCGCCGAGGGCGGCACGGGTGTGCGCTCACTCATGCCCTCATGCTGCGCGCGGTGCCCGGTTCACGCATCCGATCGGGTCCGGCGGGGTTACGGCCACGGCCGTCGGTGCCACCTCCGAAGACCGCCGAGGTGCGGGCCGGCGCGTCCTCCGGCAGGCCGTGAACGGCGGTCGGCAGGGCGGCGGAACCCCGGCCGCAAGCATCGAGAGCCAGGTCGAGCGGTGCGGGCCGGCCAGGTTCGAGGTGGCGGCGGGCACCCGGGTGTGAGGGAGTCGCGCCGCGCGCGGCCGTCGCTGGATTCACTCGTTCGGCCGACAGGGTGCCGTAGGAGGTTTCGGGCCGCGGGCTTGGCTCCCGGGTGGCCGACCTGGACGGCGGACTTCATCGGGATGTCATCGACCGCTGCCACTGTCGTCCGGTGACCTTGGCCGACCGCGTTTCGCATCGCAGAGCGGACGCGTGGGCCAACTGCGTGGGGAGGATCGAATGCGAGCACGAAGGATCGCGGCCGCGTCAGCCGGACTCCTGCTGACTGTCGGGCTTACAGCGGCACAGGGGGCCACGGCACAGGGGGCCACCGCACGTGTGGCCGCTCCGTGCGAGGGCACCTACACGATCGTTGTCGGGGGCACCGGCAGCTCGTGGAACAACGACGGTTTCTACGGCAACATCCAGCAGCACGTCGGGTATCCCACCCAGATTCCCAACGGTGCGAGCACGCGGGCCGGCGTCAACGAGCTCAACCGGCTGGTCCGCGACCAACGCGCCGCGTGCCCGGGCCAGCACGTCAAGATGGCCGGGTACTCCTTGGGAGCCGGGGTGGTGCACGTCTGGGTCACCGAGAACTGGCAGACGTTCGACAACGTCAACGCCATCCTCGTCGCGGACCCCAAGCGCCAGGGTCCTCCCGGCGCCAATGGCGGAGCCGTGCCGTTCGGCGGCATCATCGGCGCTCCGCTCGCCGGTGCCGACAGGTTCTTCGGCAACGTGCCGGTCAAGACGATCTGCCACTGGGACTACGTCTGCGACGAGTCCGCCGGTATCTGGACCTACCCGAACAACCACGTCAGGAACTACCCCGAAGACTTCAACATGGATCACCACAACGACAGCGCCAACGAGCAGTGGTACAACGGCGCCTGGTATCCCGCGTAGTCACGGAACGCTCGTCGGCTGAGTCCGCAGCCGAAATCCATCACCACCTGTCAGTGGCCGGGAACATCTCCGGCCACCGGCAGGTGGTGATCTGTCTGTGCCGGCTCGGGGACGACGTGGGAGTGCGTCCCGGACGGACCGTACCCGTCCGGCAGATCACCGGGCGGCTCCGGCGCCCCGGGGCGCGGCCTCTTCATCGGGATGTCATCGGTCCTCCCTAACGTGGCCGCGTTCAGACGGACGCCCGGACCAACAGGGGAGGACGGTTCGATGGCACGGAGGAGACTCAAGGCGAGGCTGCCGATGGCGGTCATGGCCGCGGTGGCGTTGATGAGCACGGTGGCGGCCACCGGGTCACCGGCCGCCGGACAGGGGCCGGACAGACCGACGATCCGCTACACCGAGTACGGGATCCCGCACATCATCGCCTCGAACTGGGAGGGGCTGGGAGCGGGTTACGGATACGCCGCGGCCAAGGACAACATCTGCACCCTGGCCGACACCTACCTGATGGTCAATGCGCGGAGATCCCGTTATCTGGGGGCCGACGGCAAGGCGAGCCCTG
Proteins encoded:
- a CDS encoding cutinase family protein, coding for MRARRIAAASAGLLLTVGLTAAQGATAQGATARVAAPCEGTYTIVVGGTGSSWNNDGFYGNIQQHVGYPTQIPNGASTRAGVNELNRLVRDQRAACPGQHVKMAGYSLGAGVVHVWVTENWQTFDNVNAILVADPKRQGPPGANGGAVPFGGIIGAPLAGADRFFGNVPVKTICHWDYVCDESAGIWTYPNNHVRNYPEDFNMDHHNDSANEQWYNGAWYPA